The sequence below is a genomic window from Dethiosulfovibrio faecalis.
ATTCCACTGTTCAAGGAACTCCACCATACGATCCAAAGTGGCCTCCACCAAAGCCTTGCCCTTTGCCGCCGATGCGCAGGTCGCATCTCCCAACATGTAATCGTCCCCGTAACACGAAAACGGCACAAATTGCTGAAATTCCGGATAATCATTCACGATGCCGGGATTAACCTTCTTGAGTCGATCCTGTTTTACTAGATCCGGACGAAGATACATGAAACAGGATGTTCCAGCCTCGCTGGCATGTCCATGCGCCATAACTCCATCGTGATCCAATATCCCCAGCTTCCTGGCTACGGGCTGAACTATACGCCACCAATCGAACACACAACAATCGATATCCCGTTCCAGTTTAAGCTTCCAGGCCACCTGGGAAATGATAGCCAGATTGGCGACGTGGGGACTAACGAAACAAAAACGTTTGATACCATGCCTTACGAGACTTTCGCATATATCCTCAAGATACATCTTGAAGCTTTCAGGACGCACGGTCAGAGTACCCGGCCCCCAGACCATAGTGGAGTCCCCTACAGGTAGGGTCGGTCCGACCATCCATCCCATACGATCAGCCAACCTGGATGCGATCTCTTGGGCGATTAAGGTATCGGAACCTATAGGAAGATGCGGTCCCCAGACCTCGTAAGCTCCGGCCGGTATGATCACCGTATTGACGCCTTTCAATTCGGACTGGAAATCCTCCGTATTCATCTCCACAAGTTTCACTATTCAACACCCCCAAAACGAGATATGGAAATCTATATCAACCCTAGATAACGCGGCAAGAACAAAGTAATGGAAGGAAATACAGTCAGCACGACAAGCGCTAAAATAGTGACGAAAAGCAGAGGAAGCACCGGAGGCGTAAGTTCCTCTATGGTCAGATCGCTGATCCTGCATCCGACATAAAGGTTCATCGCCACAGGAGGAGTTACGGTTCCTATCGCCACCATTATCGTGACCATAACCCCGAACCAAACAGGATCCCAGTTGAACTGTTTTATCAAAGGCATCAATATCGGCATAAAAACGTAGAGAATGGAAACCCCGTCCAGCAACATCCCACCGATGAAAAGAATTAAATAAATCATCATGAGTACAACATATTGATTCGGAGAAATACCAAGAAGAAGCCTTGAAGCTTTTTCTATGAGTCCTACGGTTGATCCTATCCAGGAATAAAGTCCTGCCGTCGTACATATGAACATAACCGTCGCAGAGGCGTTCAAAGACTCGACCAGGA
It includes:
- a CDS encoding creatininase family protein yields the protein MKLVEMNTEDFQSELKGVNTVIIPAGAYEVWGPHLPIGSDTLIAQEIASRLADRMGWMVGPTLPVGDSTMVWGPGTLTVRPESFKMYLEDICESLVRHGIKRFCFVSPHVANLAIISQVAWKLKLERDIDCCVFDWWRIVQPVARKLGILDHDGVMAHGHASEAGTSCFMYLRPDLVKQDRLKKVNPGIVNDYPEFQQFVPFSCYGDDYMLGDATCASAAKGKALVEATLDRMVEFLEQWNPPRDKYKSYDGGIAQ